One window of Salegentibacter sp. Hel_I_6 genomic DNA carries:
- a CDS encoding TlpA disulfide reductase family protein, which translates to MRKKIVMLAIAAAFTSCQEDKGYFISGDASEMEDGNMVYVSEIDENTNRPSRVDSTTIEDGRFEFDMEDVESPNLSFLEFENTNGNVIFISENEKINFKIYKDSLRTSEVKGGKENKLLYDYLGHLKEVNEKVMEGRNSMRSAYQAQDSTKLATLQENEKELMDNDKVFKKKVVEENPDSFVSIMVISDMLRMQSYPINEIQEMFDSLSEEVKNTAIGKQIAKSLENNDKVAVGSKAPNFTAPTPEGDKLALKDVMGKVTIIDFWAAWCKPCRVENPNLVKTYNKYKDDGLSVIGVSLDRPGQKDRWLEAIEQDGLPWHQVSNLKFWQEPVAQLYDIKAIPAAFVLDENGTIVARDLRGDALDRKIGELLNK; encoded by the coding sequence ATGCGTAAAAAAATAGTTATGCTTGCCATTGCGGCAGCATTCACTTCCTGCCAGGAAGACAAAGGTTATTTTATCTCTGGAGATGCCTCAGAAATGGAAGATGGAAACATGGTATATGTTTCAGAAATTGACGAAAATACCAACCGGCCAAGCAGAGTAGATTCTACTACTATTGAAGATGGTCGTTTTGAATTTGATATGGAAGATGTGGAAAGTCCTAATTTAAGCTTTCTAGAATTCGAAAATACTAATGGAAACGTAATTTTTATTTCTGAAAATGAAAAAATAAACTTTAAAATTTACAAGGATAGTTTACGTACTTCTGAAGTAAAAGGAGGAAAGGAAAATAAGTTACTCTACGATTATTTAGGCCATTTGAAAGAAGTAAACGAGAAAGTAATGGAAGGCAGAAATTCTATGCGTTCTGCTTATCAGGCACAGGATAGCACAAAACTTGCCACACTTCAGGAAAATGAAAAAGAACTTATGGACAACGATAAAGTCTTTAAGAAAAAGGTCGTTGAAGAAAATCCAGATTCTTTTGTTTCCATAATGGTAATAAGCGACATGCTAAGAATGCAATCTTATCCTATAAATGAGATCCAGGAGATGTTTGATTCTCTTTCAGAAGAAGTAAAAAACACAGCAATTGGGAAACAGATTGCTAAAAGTCTTGAAAATAATGATAAAGTGGCTGTAGGCAGTAAAGCGCCAAACTTCACAGCTCCCACTCCAGAGGGTGATAAACTTGCCCTAAAAGATGTGATGGGAAAAGTAACAATAATAGATTTTTGGGCGGCATGGTGTAAACCATGCCGTGTCGAAAACCCCAATTTGGTTAAAACTTATAACAAATACAAAGACGATGGCTTAAGTGTTATTGGAGTTTCTTTAGACCGTCCCGGCCAAAAAGATCGTTGGCTGGAAGCTATAGAACAAGATGGTTTACCCTGGCACCAGGTTTCTAACCTTAAATTTTGGCAGGAGCCCGTGGCTCAACTTTATGATATTAAAGCAATTCCTGCTGCCTTTGTTTTAGATGAAAATGGTACCATTGTAGCCCGAGATCTTAGAGGTGATGCTTTGGATAGGAAAATTGGAGAATTACTTAACAAGTAA
- a CDS encoding rhomboid family intramembrane serine protease has product MGELDLVTLIIIGVNVLVSFKGFKDDSFFQKYKFNIADINRGAKYQILTSGFLHVNTTHLLVNMLTLYFFANSVIYFLGTIGFVLVYLASLVLGNLLSYYFHKKDMHYTAVGASGAVMGVLYSAILLRPDMMLGLFFIIPIPAYIFGIGYLFYTIYGMKRQLGNIGHDAHFGGAVGGYLLTLLLASWVFEEHLLMVILLALPIVFLFVLQKMGKI; this is encoded by the coding sequence ATGGGAGAATTAGACCTGGTTACCCTTATAATTATTGGCGTAAACGTATTGGTTTCATTCAAAGGATTTAAAGACGATTCTTTTTTTCAAAAATATAAATTCAATATTGCCGATATAAATCGCGGTGCCAAATATCAAATTCTTACTTCAGGATTTTTGCACGTTAATACCACACACCTTTTGGTGAATATGCTTACGCTTTATTTTTTTGCAAATTCTGTAATTTACTTTCTGGGAACCATAGGTTTTGTTTTGGTGTACCTCGCCAGTTTGGTTCTGGGAAATCTTCTATCTTATTATTTTCATAAAAAAGATATGCATTATACCGCCGTAGGAGCTAGTGGTGCCGTAATGGGCGTACTTTATTCTGCAATTTTATTAAGACCAGACATGATGCTTGGTTTGTTTTTTATTATTCCCATACCGGCATATATATTTGGTATAGGTTACCTGTTTTACACCATTTACGGAATGAAGCGCCAACTGGGCAATATTGGGCATGATGCCCATTTTGGAGGAGCAGTAGGTGGATATTTGCTCACACTTCTGCTGGCTAGTTGGGTTTTTGAAGAACATTTGCTAATGGTGATTTTACTGGCGCTACCAATTGTTTTTTTATTTGTTCTTCAAAAAATGGGAAAAATCTAA
- a CDS encoding SIMPL domain-containing protein, whose product MKKLILLIALTAGFGMMAQNNANNQGIHVTGKGIVKVAPDKVTVRSQIEHEGQSATSVKSQNDEVVDKVIKYLKSEGIAEKNINTDYINLNKRYNYNDKTYTYVANQAISITLENISKYEEIMKGLLENGLNGINGVQFESSDIEKHKAEARTKAVLNAKEKAEALAAPLNQQVGSAFMISEGNNNNHQPVYRVMEMKASDSSGNQETIAPGEMEVSVEVNVAFILLME is encoded by the coding sequence ATGAAAAAATTAATTTTACTTATAGCTTTAACTGCCGGTTTCGGTATGATGGCGCAAAACAATGCTAATAATCAGGGGATTCACGTTACCGGAAAAGGTATAGTTAAAGTGGCGCCAGATAAAGTTACCGTTAGGTCACAAATTGAACACGAGGGCCAAAGTGCCACCTCGGTAAAATCTCAGAATGATGAGGTGGTTGATAAAGTGATTAAATATTTGAAATCTGAAGGGATTGCTGAAAAAAATATCAATACCGATTATATCAACCTAAATAAACGCTATAACTATAACGATAAAACCTATACTTATGTAGCGAACCAGGCAATTTCCATTACGCTAGAGAACATTAGCAAATATGAAGAAATAATGAAAGGCTTATTGGAAAATGGTTTAAACGGAATAAATGGCGTTCAATTTGAATCTTCTGATATTGAAAAACATAAAGCTGAGGCCAGAACTAAAGCTGTGCTCAATGCAAAAGAAAAAGCTGAAGCTCTAGCAGCGCCGTTAAACCAGCAGGTTGGAAGCGCTTTTATGATTTCCGAAGGGAATAATAATAACCACCAGCCAGTTTATAGAGTAATGGAAATGAAAGCTAGTGATAGTTCTGGAAATCAAGAGACTATTGCTCCTGGAGAAATGGAAGTAAGTGTAGAAGTGAATGTAGCTTTTATACTTTTGATGGAGTAA